The following proteins are encoded in a genomic region of Coffea eugenioides isolate CCC68of chromosome 6, Ceug_1.0, whole genome shotgun sequence:
- the LOC113773334 gene encoding uncharacterized protein LOC113773334: protein MDRLISLEPSNTLTIRIEPGQKCYGVLTLRNVMYTMPVAFRLQPMNKTRYTARPQSGIISPLMTISVEITYHTPPNSSLPESFPYSDDSFLLHSVVAPGAAVKDPSSTFDSVPNDWFTTKKKQVFVDSGLKIMFVGSLVLSHLVSRGSMDEIREALEKSDLKWRAADSVDADGQTLLHLAIAQSRPELVQLILEFNPDIEARSRSGSTALEAAAASGEALIVELLLAHRASTERSASSTWGPIHLAAVGGHLEVVRLLLLKGANVDSITKDGNSALHMAVEQRRRDCARLLLASGARADIRNGSDSDTPLHIAAGLGDEQMVKLLLHKGANKDIRNKVGKTAYDVAAELGHTRLFDALRLGDSLCVAARKGEVRTIHRLLENGAIINGRDQHGWTALHRAAFKGRVDAVRTLLDNGIDINARDEDGYLALHCAVESGHVDVIELLVKKGADIEARTNKGVTALQIAESLHYAGITRILVNGGATREGGVAQMSTITKVSQLPFNKAITVKEMESGAIKKKPTRPRVRRSSFDRSAAVPLAVV from the coding sequence ATGGATAGGCTCATAAGTTTGGAGCCATCAAACACTCTGACAATTAGGATTGAACCTGGACAGAAATGCTATGGCGTGCTCACTTTGCGGAATGTTATGTACACCATGCCTGTGGCCTTCAGGCTTCAACCGATGAACAAAACTCGGTATACGGCTCGCCCTCAATCCGGGATCATTTCACCTCTCATGACTATTTCAGTGGAGATCACTTATCATACACCTCCCAATTCAAGTCTCCCTGAATCTTTCCCTTATTCAGATGATTCATTTCTCTTGCATAGTGTTGTTGCGCCAGGTGCAGCAGTTAAAGATCCCTCATCGACATTCGATTCTGTGCCGAATGATTGGTTCACCACAAAAAAGAAGCAGGTGTTCGTTGACAGCGGACTTAAAATCATGTTTGTTGGCTCATTGGTTCTGTCTCACTTGGTTTCCAGAGGTTCAATGGATGAAATTCGAGAAGCGCTCGAAAAGAGTGACCTCAAATGGAGGGCAGCCGATTCTGTTGATGCAGATGGTCAAACGTTACTCCATTTGGCTATTGCTCAAAGCCGGCCAGAGCTTGTTCAATTAATTCTCGAGTTTAATCCAGATATTGAAGCTCGAAGCCGGTCAGGGTCCACCGCATTGGAAGCTGCTGCTGCATCAGGAGAAGCACTCATTGTTGAGCTCTTATTGGCTCATCGGGCGAGCACGGAGCGGTCAGCATCATCCACATGGGGACCAATTCATCTCGCCGCGGTTGGTGGACATCTGGAGGTCGTAAGGCTTCTTTTGCTCAAAGGAGCCAATGTTGATTCTATAACTAAAGATGGCAATTCAGCCTTACACATGGCTGTTGAGCAACGCCGAAGAGACTGTGCTAGGCTTCTCCTGGCTAGCGGTGCACGGGCAGATATACGTAATGGGAGTGACAGCGATACACCGTTACATATCGCTGCTGGTTTAGGTGATGAACAAATGGTCAAGCTGCTACTGCATAAAGGGGCAAATAAGGATATCAGAAACAAGGTTGGAAAAACAGCGTATGATGTAGCAGCCGAGCTTGGTCATACTCGGCTTTTTGATGCACTTCGATTAGGAGACAGTTTGTGTGTTGCAGCCCGGAAAGGAGAAGTTAGAACAATCCACAGGCTCCTGGAAAATGGAGCGATCATCAATGGCCGTGACCAACATGGCTGGACAGCCCTGCATCGAGCAGCTTTCAAGGGAAGAGTAGATGCTGTCCGTACTCTTCTTGATAATGGGATTGACATCAATGCTAGAGATGAAGATGGCTACTTAGCATTACACTGTGCAGTGGAATCAGGCCATGTTGATGTTATTGAGTTGCTGGTTAAGAAAGGAGCTGACATTGAAGCCCGGACCAACAAGGGCGTTACAGCCTTGCAAATTGCTGAATCCCTGCATTATGCAGGGATTACAAGAATACTTGTCAATGGTGGAGCCACCCGAGAAGGAGGAGTGGCACAGATGAGCACTATTACTAAAGTAAGTCAGCTTCCATTCAACAAAGCAATAACTGTGAAAGAAATGGAGAGTGGGGCAATAAAGAAGAAGCCTACTCGCCCTAGAGTCCGTCGAAGCAGCTTTGATCGTTCTGCAGCTGTTCCATTAGCCGTGGTTTAG